Proteins found in one Nostoc sp. NIES-3756 genomic segment:
- a CDS encoding substrate-binding domain-containing protein, protein MIKSSRSDVPLRKFSIQQTHRLFRGFIGLGLLFCISAIAVGCTVADSKNAPQVETKPVTSPNVRERLRVVVIPAQSPKEQEKKLQPLAAYLEKILKMPVTFQITKDYETAVELLVKEEADMAYLGALTYIKARNRNPHIQPLVIPINQTTGRPWYTSAIAANTAKGIKSLKDLKGKRFAFVSPSSTSGFLLPLNALQSQGIDPSRDFTKIHYPGSHDKVEQELANDLVDAIASDKAAFVRSQQSGKLSASKYKVIWESDPIPSHPIVVNTKKLSPEVIKQLQQALIDAPVGVLDASGTKSAGYTLAKDADFEQVRQIYTRLQSVKVPEK, encoded by the coding sequence ATGATTAAATCATCAAGGAGTGATGTTCCCTTGAGAAAATTTTCTATTCAGCAAACCCATCGCCTTTTTAGAGGTTTCATAGGATTGGGCTTACTATTTTGTATCAGCGCGATCGCTGTTGGTTGCACAGTAGCCGATTCTAAAAATGCTCCCCAAGTTGAGACAAAACCTGTGACTAGTCCAAATGTCAGGGAGCGTTTACGGGTAGTAGTGATTCCAGCGCAAAGTCCTAAGGAGCAGGAAAAGAAACTACAACCTTTAGCAGCTTATTTAGAGAAAATCCTCAAAATGCCTGTGACTTTCCAAATTACCAAGGACTATGAGACTGCGGTAGAGCTATTGGTTAAGGAAGAGGCAGATATGGCTTATTTAGGGGCTTTAACCTATATTAAAGCCCGTAATCGCAATCCTCATATTCAGCCTTTGGTTATTCCTATTAATCAAACTACTGGCCGACCTTGGTACACTAGTGCGATCGCAGCCAACACTGCTAAGGGAATTAAATCATTAAAGGATTTAAAAGGTAAACGCTTTGCCTTTGTTAGTCCATCTTCTACCTCTGGATTTTTGTTACCTTTGAATGCTTTGCAAAGTCAAGGAATTGACCCTTCAAGGGACTTTACAAAGATTCACTATCCTGGGAGTCACGACAAAGTGGAGCAGGAATTAGCGAATGATTTAGTCGATGCGATCGCCAGCGATAAAGCTGCCTTTGTACGCAGTCAACAATCAGGAAAACTATCGGCTAGTAAGTACAAAGTTATTTGGGAGTCTGACCCCATACCTTCACACCCCATTGTCGTCAACACAAAGAAGTTATCACCAGAAGTAATCAAACAACTACAGCAAGCTTTAATTGATGCGCCAGTGGGAGTTTTGGATGCAAGTGGGACAAAATCTGCTGGCTATACTTTGGCAAAAGATGCGGACTTTGAGCAAGTGCGGCAAATCTATACCCGTTTGCAATCTGTAAAAGTACCAGAAAAATGA
- a CDS encoding universal stress protein, with protein MFKTVLFPIDQSREAREAADVVTNVVQKYGSRLVLLSVVEESSPDEPKVDPMVSPEAVAKLLKDAQALFLQQGIPSEVLERQGKPAFTICDVADEIGADLIIMGCRGLGLTEEGATDSVTTRVINLSPCPVLIVP; from the coding sequence ATGTTTAAGACAGTTCTATTTCCAATCGATCAAAGCCGTGAAGCCAGGGAAGCTGCTGATGTTGTCACTAATGTCGTGCAGAAATACGGTAGTCGCTTAGTGCTGCTGTCTGTGGTAGAAGAATCTTCCCCAGACGAGCCGAAGGTTGATCCTATGGTTTCTCCAGAAGCCGTTGCCAAACTGCTCAAGGATGCCCAAGCCTTATTTTTGCAGCAAGGTATTCCCTCGGAAGTTCTGGAAAGACAGGGCAAACCAGCCTTTACAATTTGTGATGTTGCCGATGAAATAGGTGCAGATTTAATCATCATGGGTTGCCGGGGGCTAGGTTTAACTGAGGAAGGCGCAACCGATAGCGTCACCACTCGCGTGATTAACCTTTCTCCTTGCCCAGTGTTGATAGTACCTTAA